The proteins below are encoded in one region of Amycolatopsis acidiphila:
- a CDS encoding NAD-glutamate dehydrogenase: protein MSSTGFSSRSGVASGRETLQRRPASPEQIRDELIEAAAEHAPDIADLIRLYYRHIPAEEVLGDDPVDLVGAVRSHCQFAEQRVPGRPGVRLLNPTTAEDGWTRDATVVQIVTDDMPYLVDSVTAKLARDGIQVQRLVHPIVVVSRDITGKLLEIHPTADAAQPPEGAAAESWMYVEIDLITDPDRARELDTHLTSVLADVREVVEDTDKMVRAALDVAAELTDDPPPLASDLVTESADLLRWLAKGHFTFLGYRRYQLVEGEPGDDDPAMRASLASGLGVLRQDNLAARSLTAGPDTTANALKPELLVLTQASAPSTVHRPVYPYYVGVKTFDERGLVTGEHRFLGMFTTSALHEDVLDIPVVARKVRNVIHRAGYPMESFSGQRMLEVLQNWPRADLFSADQDSLYSTAVGAITLSDRRRLRLFLRRDTYGRFYSCLVFLPRDRYTTRSRLAMQEVLLAELEGTHLEYGTRVGETALAQIHFIVHTDPSSQVEPDTLHIQERLNAAVRSWDDLMVEAILAERRERAGEGLRAPMGEESATELGQRFAGVFPEAYKEDFSAVEALADLRRLESLQTEQDLAMSFYVPADAEPGERRFKLYLLGEGVTLSAVLPVLQRMGVDVVDERPYDLRREDGTRSWVYDFGLRIGQQALDDLTEEAEQDLRVRFQDAFAAAWRGDCEVDGYNSLVLRAGLTWRQASVLRAYARYLRQARTPYSQEYIESAVLAHTDIATKLVKLFEHRFDLATDPGSDTQFDTLVEEITSMIDGVTSLDEDRILRRLLAVICATLRTNYRVTDAEGANRPFLAFKLDPQGVPDLPEPRPRFEIFVYSPRVEGVHLRFGAVARGGLRWSDRREDFRTEILGLVKAQAVKNAVIVPVGAKGGFVLKRPPTPTGDPGVDRDALQNEGIACYRMFISGLLDLTDNRVEGRTVPAPNVVRYDEDDTYLVVAADKGTATFSDIANEVSASYEFWLGDAFASGGSVGYDHKAMGITARGAWESVKRHFRELGVDTQSEDFTVVGVGDMAGDVFGNGMLLSRHIRLVAAFNHLHVFLDPDPDAASSFEERKRLFALPRSSWEDYDRSLISEGGGIYSRSAKTIPITTQVRRALGLGEDVAHLSPAELIKAILLAPVDLLWNGGIGTYVKAEDETHTDAGDKANDAVRVNGKDLRVRVVGEGGNLGLTQRGRIEFARAGGKINTDALDNSAGVDCSDHEVNIKIFLDHLVTVGQLGREQRNELLHEMTDEVAELVLADNYRQNAVLGVARAHAPAMVNVHERQVAALEAAGVLDRELESLPGKAEFRNREKAGQGLSSPELATLLAHVKLDLKDELLAGDLPDAEVFARRLTEYFPTQLRERYGDAVAEHPLRRQIVSTMLVNEVVDGAGISYAYRLSEEMNATVTDSVRAYTVVTRVFGLDSLWEAIHRLGNVVDTRISDAMMLESRRLLDRAARWFLANRPQPLAVGAEISRFQATLAALAPQVGQLLRGREADAVAERTTKFCGEGVPRELADRVALLLDSYGLLDVIEVTELAEREARVETERSPQETAELYYALSAHLNVDQLLTSISALERGNRWHALARLSLRDDVYSSLRAITLDALRHSDTDDSTDEKIAQWEKANASRLSRARVALDEISRSGRLDLATLSVAARQLRSTVR, encoded by the coding sequence ATGAGCTCGACAGGTTTTTCGTCCCGTTCTGGTGTGGCCTCAGGGCGGGAAACCCTTCAACGGCGACCGGCCAGCCCGGAGCAGATCCGGGACGAGCTGATCGAAGCCGCAGCCGAGCACGCGCCGGACATCGCTGATCTCATCCGCCTCTACTACCGCCACATCCCGGCCGAAGAGGTCCTCGGCGACGACCCCGTCGACCTCGTCGGCGCCGTCCGGTCGCACTGCCAGTTCGCGGAGCAGCGGGTGCCCGGCCGCCCCGGCGTGCGCCTCCTCAACCCGACCACCGCGGAGGACGGCTGGACCCGCGATGCCACCGTCGTCCAGATCGTCACCGACGACATGCCCTACCTGGTCGACTCCGTCACCGCGAAACTCGCCCGCGACGGGATCCAGGTCCAGCGTCTGGTGCACCCGATCGTCGTCGTCAGCCGAGACATCACCGGTAAACTGCTGGAGATCCACCCGACCGCCGACGCCGCCCAGCCGCCCGAGGGAGCGGCCGCGGAATCCTGGATGTACGTCGAGATAGACCTCATCACCGACCCGGACCGCGCGCGCGAGCTGGACACGCACCTGACCTCGGTGCTCGCCGACGTCCGCGAGGTCGTCGAGGACACCGACAAGATGGTCCGCGCCGCGCTCGATGTCGCCGCCGAGCTCACCGACGACCCGCCGCCCCTGGCATCCGACCTGGTCACCGAAAGCGCCGATCTGCTGCGTTGGCTCGCCAAGGGCCACTTCACCTTCCTCGGCTACCGCCGCTACCAGCTGGTCGAGGGCGAACCGGGAGACGACGACCCCGCGATGCGCGCCTCGCTGGCCTCGGGTCTCGGCGTGCTCAGGCAGGACAACCTCGCCGCGCGCAGCCTCACCGCCGGGCCGGACACCACCGCCAACGCCCTGAAGCCCGAGCTTCTGGTGCTGACCCAGGCGAGTGCGCCGTCCACCGTGCACCGCCCGGTGTATCCGTACTACGTCGGGGTGAAGACGTTCGACGAGCGCGGGCTGGTCACCGGTGAGCACCGGTTTCTGGGCATGTTCACCACGAGTGCCCTGCACGAGGATGTCCTCGACATCCCTGTGGTGGCGCGCAAGGTGCGGAACGTGATCCACCGGGCCGGCTATCCGATGGAGTCGTTCTCCGGGCAGCGGATGCTCGAAGTGCTGCAGAACTGGCCGCGTGCGGACCTGTTCTCCGCCGACCAGGATTCGTTGTACTCGACCGCGGTCGGTGCGATCACGTTGTCGGATCGGCGGCGGTTGCGGCTGTTCCTGCGGCGCGACACCTACGGCCGGTTCTACTCGTGCCTGGTGTTCCTGCCCCGGGACCGCTATACGACGCGGTCCCGGCTGGCGATGCAGGAGGTGCTGCTCGCCGAGTTGGAGGGCACGCATCTGGAGTACGGCACCCGCGTCGGCGAGACCGCGCTGGCGCAGATCCATTTCATCGTGCACACGGATCCCTCGAGCCAGGTCGAGCCGGACACCCTGCACATCCAGGAGCGCCTGAACGCGGCGGTCCGCAGCTGGGACGACCTGATGGTCGAGGCGATCCTCGCCGAGCGGCGCGAGCGCGCCGGTGAGGGTCTGCGGGCGCCGATGGGCGAGGAGTCCGCGACCGAGCTGGGCCAGCGTTTCGCGGGTGTGTTCCCCGAGGCGTACAAGGAGGACTTCAGCGCGGTCGAGGCGTTGGCGGACCTGCGGCGCCTGGAGTCCCTGCAGACCGAGCAGGACCTGGCGATGTCGTTCTACGTGCCGGCCGACGCGGAGCCGGGGGAGCGGCGGTTCAAGCTGTACCTGCTCGGCGAGGGGGTCACCCTGTCGGCCGTGCTGCCGGTCCTGCAGCGGATGGGTGTCGACGTCGTCGACGAGCGCCCGTACGACCTGCGCCGGGAGGACGGGACGCGGTCGTGGGTGTACGACTTCGGCCTGCGGATCGGGCAGCAGGCGCTGGATGACTTGACCGAGGAGGCCGAGCAGGATCTGCGGGTCCGTTTCCAGGACGCGTTCGCCGCCGCCTGGCGCGGAGACTGCGAGGTCGACGGCTACAACTCGCTGGTGTTGCGGGCGGGGCTGACCTGGCGGCAGGCGTCGGTGTTGCGGGCGTATGCGCGGTACCTGCGCCAGGCCCGGACGCCGTACTCGCAGGAGTACATCGAGTCCGCGGTGCTCGCGCACACCGACATCGCGACGAAGCTGGTGAAGCTGTTCGAGCACCGCTTCGACCTGGCCACGGACCCCGGGTCCGACACGCAGTTCGACACCCTGGTCGAGGAGATCACCTCGATGATCGACGGTGTCACGAGCCTGGACGAGGACCGGATCCTGCGGCGGCTGCTCGCGGTGATCTGCGCGACCCTGCGCACCAACTACCGGGTGACCGACGCCGAGGGCGCGAACCGGCCGTTCCTGGCGTTCAAGCTCGACCCGCAGGGTGTGCCGGACCTGCCGGAGCCGCGGCCGCGGTTCGAGATCTTCGTGTACTCGCCGCGGGTGGAAGGCGTGCACCTGCGCTTCGGCGCGGTCGCGCGGGGCGGGTTGCGCTGGTCGGACCGGCGCGAGGACTTCCGCACCGAGATCCTGGGCCTGGTGAAGGCCCAGGCGGTGAAGAACGCCGTGATCGTGCCGGTGGGCGCGAAGGGCGGGTTCGTCCTCAAACGCCCGCCGACCCCGACCGGGGACCCGGGGGTGGATCGCGACGCGCTGCAGAACGAGGGCATCGCCTGCTATCGCATGTTCATCTCCGGTCTGCTGGACCTGACCGACAACCGGGTCGAAGGCCGCACCGTGCCGGCGCCGAACGTGGTGCGTTACGACGAGGACGACACCTATCTGGTGGTCGCGGCGGACAAGGGCACCGCGACGTTCTCCGACATCGCCAACGAGGTGTCGGCGAGCTACGAGTTCTGGCTGGGCGACGCGTTCGCCTCCGGTGGCTCGGTCGGCTATGACCACAAGGCGATGGGCATCACCGCCCGCGGCGCCTGGGAGAGCGTGAAGCGGCACTTCCGCGAGCTGGGCGTGGACACCCAGAGCGAGGACTTCACGGTCGTCGGTGTCGGGGACATGGCGGGAGACGTCTTCGGCAACGGGATGCTGCTCTCCCGTCACATCCGGCTGGTGGCCGCGTTCAACCACCTGCACGTCTTCCTCGACCCCGACCCGGACGCGGCCTCCTCCTTCGAGGAGCGCAAGCGGTTGTTCGCGTTGCCGCGCTCGTCCTGGGAGGACTACGACCGGTCGTTGATCAGCGAGGGCGGCGGGATCTACTCGCGCAGCGCCAAGACGATCCCGATCACCACGCAGGTGCGCCGCGCCCTGGGGCTGGGCGAGGACGTCGCGCACCTGTCCCCGGCCGAGCTGATCAAGGCGATCCTGCTGGCGCCGGTGGATCTGTTGTGGAACGGCGGGATCGGCACCTACGTCAAGGCCGAGGACGAGACCCACACCGACGCGGGGGACAAGGCAAACGACGCGGTGCGCGTCAACGGCAAGGACCTTCGGGTGCGGGTCGTCGGCGAGGGCGGCAACCTCGGGCTGACCCAGCGCGGCCGGATCGAGTTCGCCCGCGCCGGCGGGAAGATCAACACCGATGCGCTGGACAACTCCGCCGGGGTGGACTGCTCCGACCACGAGGTCAACATCAAGATCTTCCTCGACCACCTGGTCACGGTCGGGCAGCTGGGTCGTGAGCAGCGCAACGAGCTGTTGCACGAGATGACCGACGAGGTCGCCGAGTTGGTGCTGGCGGACAACTATCGGCAGAACGCGGTGCTCGGGGTCGCGCGAGCGCATGCCCCGGCGATGGTGAACGTGCACGAGCGGCAGGTCGCCGCGCTGGAGGCCGCGGGTGTGCTGGACCGGGAGCTGGAGTCGCTGCCCGGCAAGGCCGAGTTCCGCAACCGGGAGAAGGCCGGGCAGGGCCTCAGCTCGCCGGAGCTGGCGACTCTGCTCGCGCACGTGAAGCTCGACCTGAAGGACGAGCTGCTCGCGGGTGACCTGCCCGACGCGGAGGTGTTCGCGCGGCGGCTGACCGAGTACTTCCCGACACAGCTGCGGGAACGCTACGGCGACGCGGTCGCCGAGCACCCGCTGCGCCGCCAGATCGTCTCCACCATGCTGGTCAACGAGGTCGTCGACGGTGCCGGGATCTCCTACGCCTACCGGCTCTCGGAGGAGATGAACGCGACCGTCACGGATTCGGTGCGCGCCTACACGGTGGTCACCCGCGTGTTCGGCCTCGACTCCCTGTGGGAGGCGATCCACCGGCTCGGCAACGTCGTGGACACCCGCATCTCCGACGCGATGATGCTGGAGTCACGGCGGCTGCTGGACCGGGCCGCGCGCTGGTTCCTGGCGAACCGGCCGCAGCCGCTCGCCGTCGGCGCCGAGATCAGCCGGTTTCAGGCCACCCTCGCCGCGCTGGCGCCGCAGGTCGGGCAGCTGCTGCGCGGGCGGGAGGCCGACGCCGTCGCCGAGCGCACCACCAAGTTCTGCGGCGAGGGCGTGCCCCGCGAGCTGGCCGACCGGGTCGCGCTCCTGCTGGACTCCTACGGTCTGCTCGACGTCATCGAGGTCACCGAGCTGGCCGAACGGGAAGCCCGCGTGGAGACCGAGCGCAGCCCGCAGGAGACCGCCGAGCTGTACTACGCGCTGTCCGCGCACCTCAACGTCGACCAGCTGCTGACCTCGATCAGCGCGCTGGAACGCGGAAACCGCTGGCACGCCCTGGCCCGGCTCTCCCTGCGCGACGACGTCTACTCCTCGTTGCGGGCGATCACGCTCGACGCGCTGCGCCACAGCGACACCGACGACAGCACAGACGAGAAGATCGCCCAATGGGAGAAGGCCAACGCCTCCCGGCTCTCCCGCGCCAGGGTCGCGCTCGACGAGATCAGCCGGTCCGGCAGGCTGGACCTGGCGACGCTGTCGGTCGCCGCCCGGCAGCTCAGGAGCACGGTGAGGTAG
- a CDS encoding acyl-CoA thioesterase, with amino-acid sequence MYVAMVRPRWSDMDVFGHINHARMVTLLEEARVPLLFGEASEQGLAEFAKGMVVVKLSVHYQAPIVVDGQDIRVEVSMRDLKFASATLDYKVHSGPSADDRVAVVADTVLAPYDVETGRPRRFTEQEREFLRNRLAVGADD; translated from the coding sequence GTGTATGTAGCGATGGTCCGGCCGCGCTGGTCGGACATGGACGTCTTCGGGCACATCAACCACGCGCGCATGGTGACCTTGCTCGAGGAGGCTCGGGTGCCGCTGCTCTTCGGCGAGGCGAGCGAGCAGGGGCTGGCCGAGTTCGCCAAGGGCATGGTCGTGGTCAAGCTGTCCGTGCACTACCAGGCGCCGATCGTGGTGGACGGCCAGGACATCCGGGTCGAAGTGAGCATGCGGGACCTGAAGTTCGCCTCGGCCACCCTGGATTACAAGGTCCACAGTGGACCGTCGGCCGACGACAGGGTCGCGGTGGTGGCGGACACCGTGCTGGCGCCCTACGACGTCGAGACCGGCAGGCCGCGGCGATTCACCGAGCAGGAGCGCGAGTTCCTGCGGAACAGGCTGGCGGTGGGCGCGGATGACTGA
- a CDS encoding carboxylesterase/lipase family protein, with the protein MNVTIADGTLRGEERDGVRIFTGIPYAAPPVGELRFAPPHPVEPWPGVLPGSRRSSLQAHVLGRGLSGSEDCLYLNVYAPAASGPHPVFVWIHGGGGITGSPNEYDGTRFAQHGVVVVTVAYRLGALGLLYLPESLGGRNFALLDQLAALHWVRDNVAAFGGDPARVTLAGESNGGRTVGTLLAVPAAQGLFQQAIVQSGTGVGALVDSPETASGTAAQLLDELGADADELRDLPAEQIVEAQIRLAARSGARVPYRVVVDGSPLVERPLDAVAAGTASGVRLLIGTNHDEHDLFRMLGQAQGAMMLGPEEFTEVISAYRRRFPDETNLEGRVVTASDWWLPAIRYAEAQHAAGGEVWMYRLDWRTGVQGMGACHGLDLPLIFDDVDNRYFRLFLGRDTRRAGTVARAMHDAWVRFVHGEPSWPRYEPECRTTMLFDTVSRPADDPDRDERLLWASEQQR; encoded by the coding sequence GTGAACGTCACGATTGCCGACGGCACCCTCCGCGGCGAGGAGCGCGACGGCGTCCGGATCTTCACCGGCATCCCGTACGCCGCGCCCCCGGTCGGTGAGCTGAGGTTCGCGCCACCGCATCCGGTCGAGCCGTGGCCGGGTGTGCTCCCCGGTTCCAGGCGGTCGTCGCTGCAGGCCCACGTCCTCGGCCGCGGGCTGTCCGGCAGCGAGGACTGCCTGTACCTCAACGTCTACGCGCCCGCGGCGTCCGGGCCACATCCGGTGTTCGTGTGGATCCACGGCGGTGGCGGGATCACCGGTTCGCCGAACGAGTACGACGGGACGCGGTTCGCGCAGCACGGGGTGGTCGTCGTGACCGTCGCCTACCGGCTCGGCGCGCTCGGCCTGCTCTACCTGCCCGAGAGCCTCGGCGGGCGCAACTTCGCGTTGCTGGACCAGCTCGCGGCGCTGCACTGGGTCCGGGACAACGTCGCCGCGTTCGGCGGGGATCCGGCGCGGGTCACGCTCGCGGGCGAATCCAACGGCGGGCGGACGGTGGGCACGCTGCTCGCCGTGCCGGCCGCGCAAGGACTCTTCCAGCAGGCGATCGTGCAGAGCGGGACCGGAGTCGGCGCGCTCGTGGACTCCCCCGAAACGGCGTCCGGGACCGCGGCCCAGCTGCTGGACGAACTCGGTGCCGACGCCGACGAGCTTCGTGACCTGCCGGCCGAGCAGATCGTCGAGGCACAGATCCGGCTCGCCGCGCGGTCCGGCGCGCGCGTCCCCTACCGGGTCGTCGTCGACGGCTCGCCGCTCGTCGAGCGGCCGCTCGACGCCGTGGCCGCGGGCACTGCCTCGGGCGTGCGGCTGCTGATCGGCACCAACCATGACGAGCACGACCTGTTCCGGATGCTCGGCCAGGCCCAGGGCGCGATGATGCTCGGCCCCGAGGAGTTCACCGAGGTGATCTCGGCCTACCGGCGGCGGTTTCCTGACGAGACGAACCTGGAGGGGCGGGTGGTCACGGCGAGTGACTGGTGGCTGCCCGCGATCCGGTACGCCGAGGCGCAGCACGCGGCGGGCGGCGAGGTGTGGATGTACCGGCTCGACTGGCGCACGGGCGTGCAGGGCATGGGCGCGTGCCACGGCCTGGACCTGCCGCTGATCTTCGACGACGTGGACAACCGGTACTTCCGGCTGTTCCTGGGCCGCGACACCCGGCGCGCCGGCACGGTGGCCAGGGCGATGCACGACGCGTGGGTCCGGTTCGTCCACGGCGAACCCAGCTGGCCCCGATACGAGCCGGAATGCCGGACCACGATGTTGTTCGACACCGTGAGCCGGCCCGCCGACGACCCGGACCGCGACGAACGGCTGCTCTGGGCGTCAGAACAGCAGCGGTAG
- a CDS encoding glycerophosphodiester phosphodiesterase, whose protein sequence is MDGKRVFARGPVIVGHRGLGRGTVDGHLENTLESFLAAAPAGVDWVEVDVRRTVDDELVVVHNPADADGVFYADITAQEACDKGALRLGELLEALPESVGVDFDVKTSMEDATLARTRTTMGRLAAVAARESRRRDVLVTSFDPGGLDIARQLAPGVARGLLTWVGFPIGHAVAAAGHLDVQVLAPHWGSMHPNDAEPRPLHRPLDYVIDLVHASGRELLAWCPEVEFAQRLLDAGADALCVDDVPTVVASLKAPASA, encoded by the coding sequence ATGGACGGCAAAAGAGTTTTCGCGCGCGGACCCGTCATCGTCGGACACCGGGGCCTGGGCCGGGGAACCGTCGACGGGCATCTGGAGAACACGCTCGAATCGTTCCTCGCGGCGGCGCCCGCGGGTGTCGACTGGGTCGAGGTCGACGTCCGCCGGACCGTGGACGACGAGCTCGTCGTGGTCCACAACCCCGCCGACGCCGACGGGGTCTTCTACGCCGACATCACCGCACAGGAGGCCTGCGACAAGGGCGCGCTGCGGCTCGGCGAGCTGCTGGAGGCGCTGCCCGAATCGGTCGGGGTCGACTTCGACGTGAAGACGTCCATGGAGGACGCCACCCTCGCCCGGACGCGGACCACGATGGGGCGGCTCGCCGCCGTCGCCGCCCGCGAGTCCCGCCGGCGCGACGTGCTCGTCACGTCGTTCGACCCGGGCGGCCTGGACATCGCCCGGCAGCTCGCCCCCGGCGTCGCCCGCGGCCTGCTGACCTGGGTGGGCTTCCCGATCGGGCACGCCGTCGCCGCGGCAGGCCACCTGGACGTCCAGGTGCTCGCGCCGCACTGGGGTTCCATGCACCCGAACGATGCCGAGCCGAGGCCACTGCACCGGCCGCTGGACTACGTGATCGACCTGGTGCACGCGAGCGGGCGCGAGCTGCTCGCCTGGTGTCCCGAGGTGGAGTTCGCGCAGCGGCTGCTCGACGCCGGCGCGGACGCCCTGTGCGTGGACGACGTGCCGACGGTCGTCGCGTCGCTGAAGGCTCCCGCGAGCGCCTGA
- a CDS encoding globin, which produces MSSVSGESEPQSFYDAVGGEPTFRKIVARFYAEVAQDEILRPLYPEEDLGPAEERLRLFLMQYWGGPHTYSDRRGHPRLRMRHAPFKVGPMQRDAWLRAMRIAVDEAGLPPALEQQLWQYLEMAAQSMLNSWD; this is translated from the coding sequence GTGTCCTCAGTGAGCGGCGAGTCCGAGCCCCAGTCCTTCTACGACGCCGTCGGCGGGGAGCCGACGTTCCGCAAGATCGTCGCCCGGTTCTACGCCGAGGTGGCCCAGGACGAGATCCTGCGGCCGCTGTACCCCGAGGAGGACCTCGGCCCGGCGGAGGAGCGGCTGCGGCTGTTCCTCATGCAGTACTGGGGCGGCCCGCACACCTATTCCGACCGCCGCGGCCATCCGCGGCTGCGGATGCGGCACGCGCCGTTCAAGGTCGGCCCGATGCAGCGGGACGCCTGGCTGCGGGCGATGCGCATCGCGGTGGACGAGGCGGGGCTGCCGCCCGCGCTCGAGCAGCAGCTGTGGCAGTACCTGGAGATGGCCGCACAGAGCATGCTCAACAGCTGGGACTGA
- a CDS encoding mechanosensitive ion channel family protein has protein sequence MYPLLTETPQCVNDQGTWCYQVYQLTHNEWLAASAGWLVAKPIKIVLILLVAFLIRLVLRKVIDRVTEIPRNNSRRLPALLRPLRERAPDLLGPMVIERRRQRAKTIGSVLKSLTSFIVYGLAFIQVLGELGINLGPIIASAGIVGVALGFGAQNLVKDFLSGMFMMLEDQYGVGDVIDIGSATGTVESVGLRITTLRDMKGTVWYVRNGEVQRVGNSSQGYANAVVDVPLSYTADVDRAVEVLTRTAGAAVAAEPLAQDVLEPPQVLGVENVTPEGITIRLTVKVRPGKQWSVQRALRAAVISGLEEAGFDPPMGRFLGQPGTTGTAQ, from the coding sequence GTGTACCCCCTGCTGACCGAAACACCCCAGTGCGTCAACGACCAGGGCACCTGGTGTTACCAGGTGTACCAGCTGACTCACAATGAGTGGCTGGCGGCGTCGGCGGGCTGGCTGGTGGCCAAGCCCATCAAGATCGTGCTGATCCTGCTGGTCGCGTTCCTGATCCGGCTCGTGCTGCGCAAGGTCATCGACCGGGTCACCGAGATCCCCCGCAACAACAGCCGCCGGCTGCCCGCGCTGCTGCGCCCGCTGCGGGAGCGCGCGCCGGACCTGCTCGGCCCGATGGTGATCGAGCGACGGCGCCAGCGCGCGAAGACGATCGGCTCGGTGCTCAAGTCGCTGACCTCGTTCATCGTCTACGGGCTCGCGTTCATCCAGGTGCTCGGCGAGCTGGGCATCAACCTGGGGCCGATCATCGCCTCGGCCGGGATCGTCGGCGTCGCGCTCGGCTTCGGCGCGCAGAACCTGGTCAAGGACTTCCTCTCCGGCATGTTCATGATGCTCGAGGACCAGTACGGGGTCGGCGACGTGATCGACATCGGCTCGGCCACCGGCACGGTCGAGTCGGTCGGGCTGCGCATCACGACGCTGCGGGACATGAAGGGCACCGTCTGGTACGTCCGCAACGGCGAGGTGCAGCGGGTCGGCAACTCGAGCCAGGGCTACGCCAACGCGGTCGTGGACGTGCCGCTGAGCTACACCGCCGACGTCGACCGCGCGGTCGAGGTGCTCACCCGTACCGCCGGTGCCGCCGTGGCGGCCGAGCCGCTGGCCCAGGACGTGCTGGAACCGCCGCAGGTGCTGGGGGTGGAAAACGTCACCCCGGAGGGCATCACGATCCGGCTGACGGTCAAGGTCCGGCCGGGCAAGCAGTGGTCGGTGCAGCGTGCGCTGCGGGCGGCCGTGATCTCCGGGCTCGAGGAGGCCGGGTTCGATCCGCCCATGGGACGGTTCCTCGGTCAGCCGGGCACGACCGGCACGGCACAATAG
- a CDS encoding HNH endonuclease: protein MCGKADVVHGDPAGLTLHAATTSLPVPSVIRLSTYVRVPYRAQVPLTRAGLMHRDRYRCAYCGGRADTIDHVIPRSRGGPHSWQNCVACCARCNHRKADKLLSELGWHMRVVPTAPHGPHWRLLVHSGEADPLWRPYLGVAA from the coding sequence ATGTGCGGGAAGGCCGACGTGGTGCACGGCGACCCGGCGGGCCTCACGCTGCACGCGGCCACGACGTCGCTGCCCGTGCCCTCGGTGATCCGCCTGTCCACCTACGTACGCGTGCCCTACCGGGCGCAGGTGCCGCTCACCCGCGCGGGGCTCATGCACCGCGACCGCTACCGCTGCGCCTACTGCGGCGGCCGGGCGGACACCATCGACCACGTCATCCCGCGCAGCCGGGGCGGCCCCCACAGCTGGCAGAACTGCGTGGCCTGCTGTGCCAGGTGCAACCACCGCAAGGCCGACAAGCTCCTCTCGGAGCTGGGCTGGCACATGCGCGTGGTGCCCACCGCGCCGCACGGCCCGCACTGGCGGCTGCTGGTGCACAGCGGGGAAGCGGACCCGTTGTGGCGGCCGTACCTGGGCGTCGCGGCCTAG
- the ctaJ gene encoding aa3-type cytochrome oxidase subunit CtaJ, with product MNIVETILVFALIPGAIYGVVALLTLRSKFAGTPRYRPGQPWEYPPMWWSGNPEGIGAHRQVSSGDGSGTAVGGARGSW from the coding sequence GTGAACATCGTCGAGACGATCCTGGTCTTCGCGCTGATCCCGGGCGCCATCTACGGCGTCGTCGCGCTGCTGACGCTGCGCTCGAAGTTCGCCGGGACCCCGCGTTACCGGCCGGGCCAGCCGTGGGAGTACCCGCCCATGTGGTGGAGCGGCAACCCCGAGGGCATCGGTGCGCATCGGCAGGTGAGCTCCGGCGACGGGTCGGGGACGGCAGTGGGAGGTGCCCGTGGCAGCTGGTGA
- a CDS encoding DUF5130 family protein, with translation MAAGELVQQTESDEPEFGVGITSSGRRSVAKMYEPDSPSSPFSVQQLARLDEALTLASRETGVDFSVYLGELGPDSRAAAEKLHASIGETAPRSVLIAVSPGERVVEVVTGAEAFQRISDRAAKLAVMSMVASFKEGDLIGGLISGLRMLADQAGHAPA, from the coding sequence GTGGCAGCTGGTGAGCTGGTCCAGCAGACCGAGTCCGACGAGCCGGAGTTCGGCGTCGGCATTACCTCCAGCGGCCGCCGGTCGGTCGCCAAGATGTACGAACCCGATAGCCCGTCCAGCCCATTCAGCGTCCAGCAGCTGGCGCGCCTCGACGAGGCGCTGACGCTCGCGAGCCGCGAGACGGGCGTCGACTTCAGCGTGTACCTGGGCGAGCTGGGGCCCGACTCGCGCGCGGCGGCCGAGAAGCTGCACGCGTCCATCGGCGAGACCGCGCCCCGCTCGGTGCTGATCGCGGTGTCGCCCGGTGAGCGCGTGGTCGAGGTGGTCACCGGCGCGGAGGCGTTCCAGCGCATTTCCGACCGGGCCGCGAAGCTCGCGGTGATGAGCATGGTCGCGTCCTTCAAGGAGGGCGACCTCATCGGCGGGCTCATCTCCGGTCTGCGCATGCTCGCCGACCAGGCAGGCCACGCCCCGGCCTGA